In a genomic window of Saccharothrix sp. HUAS TT1:
- a CDS encoding DUF4129 domain-containing protein: MKPRLALVLAVGSLLVLVALAARGTSPVRYAERPAGDDEPTPTTTESAGSLDTEVGGSTAAGSFLVFVIVFSAIAVVAVLWLLISLGLFRRQRRPRGVGAAVDAPDLVDERANPPEVLVRRAGEALAELRDRADGPPGDAVIAAWLALERAAEDSGAPRLGHQTATEFTGDLLRRYRVDEGATGALRRAYQRARFGTAEVTRADAVAATEALAQIVRDLR; the protein is encoded by the coding sequence ATGAAGCCCCGGCTCGCGCTCGTCCTCGCGGTGGGGTCCCTGCTCGTGCTCGTCGCGCTCGCGGCCCGCGGCACGTCGCCCGTGCGGTACGCGGAGCGGCCCGCGGGTGACGACGAGCCGACACCGACGACGACCGAGTCGGCCGGGTCCCTGGACACCGAGGTGGGCGGCTCCACGGCGGCGGGGTCGTTCCTGGTCTTCGTGATCGTCTTCAGCGCCATCGCGGTGGTCGCGGTGCTCTGGCTGCTGATCTCGCTCGGCCTGTTCCGCCGCCAGCGGCGCCCGCGCGGGGTCGGCGCGGCGGTCGACGCGCCGGACCTGGTCGACGAGCGCGCGAACCCGCCGGAAGTCCTGGTCCGCCGCGCCGGCGAGGCCCTGGCCGAGCTGCGCGACCGGGCGGACGGCCCGCCGGGCGACGCCGTGATCGCCGCCTGGCTCGCCCTCGAACGGGCCGCCGAGGACAGCGGCGCGCCGCGCCTGGGCCACCAGACCGCCACCGAGTTCACCGGCGACCTGCTGCGCCGCTACCGGGTGGACGAGGGCGCGACCGGCGCGCTGCGGCGCGCCTACCAGCGGGCCAGGTTCGGCACGGCCGAGGTGACCAGGGCCGACGCGGTCGCCGCCACCGAGGCGTTGGCGCAGATCGTGCGGGACCTGCGGTGA
- a CDS encoding NAD(P)/FAD-dependent oxidoreductase, with protein sequence MAAVKSQPTRIVIVGGGYVGMYTALGLQKKLRSGEASVTVIDPQPHMTYQPFLPEAAAGSIEPRHVVVPLRKVLKRCHVVTGRATRIEHERKAVTVELADGHVEEYEYDVLVSALGAISRTLPIPGLPEVGIGMKTIGEAIYLRNHVLSRLDQAASTNDPELRKRLLSFVVIGGGFAGIETLAELEDMARYALRYYEGLKQSDMHWVLVEATGRIMPEVSARLGVYTVEQLEKRGIKCYLDTRVKSMEGGHVVLDDGTEFDSDTIIWTAGMKANPMLRDTDLPLDERGRVRCTAAMQVVGLPGVWAAGDCSAVPDLSRTEEDPTATCVPNAQHAIRQSKLLARNIVATLRGRQPKDYEHKYLGSVAGLGLYKGVADVFGLRFKGVVAWFMHRSYHVMFMPTVNRKFRVFVDWTQALFSGREVVALGQIHEPKAEFDRATKS encoded by the coding sequence ATGGCTGCTGTGAAGTCGCAACCCACACGGATCGTGATCGTCGGCGGTGGGTACGTCGGCATGTACACCGCGCTGGGGTTGCAGAAGAAGCTGCGTTCCGGCGAGGCGTCCGTCACGGTGATCGACCCCCAGCCCCACATGACCTACCAGCCGTTCCTCCCCGAGGCGGCGGCCGGCTCCATCGAGCCCCGGCACGTCGTGGTGCCGCTGCGCAAGGTCCTCAAGCGCTGCCACGTCGTCACCGGTCGCGCCACCCGGATCGAGCACGAGCGCAAGGCCGTCACGGTCGAGCTCGCCGACGGCCACGTCGAGGAGTACGAGTACGACGTGCTGGTCTCGGCCCTCGGCGCGATCTCGCGCACGCTGCCCATCCCGGGCCTGCCCGAGGTCGGCATCGGCATGAAGACCATCGGCGAGGCGATCTACCTGCGCAACCACGTGCTGTCGCGGCTCGACCAGGCCGCCAGCACGAACGACCCGGAGCTGCGCAAGCGCCTGCTGAGCTTCGTCGTCATCGGCGGCGGCTTCGCGGGCATCGAGACGCTGGCGGAGCTGGAGGACATGGCCCGCTACGCGCTGCGCTACTACGAGGGCCTGAAGCAGTCGGACATGCACTGGGTGCTGGTCGAGGCCACCGGCCGGATCATGCCCGAGGTGAGCGCCCGGCTCGGCGTCTACACCGTCGAGCAGCTGGAGAAGCGCGGCATCAAGTGCTACCTCGACACCCGCGTCAAGAGCATGGAGGGCGGCCACGTCGTCCTGGACGACGGCACCGAGTTCGACTCGGACACCATCATCTGGACCGCGGGCATGAAGGCCAACCCGATGCTGCGCGACACCGACCTGCCGCTGGACGAGCGCGGCCGGGTCCGCTGCACGGCCGCGATGCAGGTCGTCGGCCTGCCGGGGGTGTGGGCCGCGGGTGACTGCTCGGCCGTGCCGGACCTCTCGCGCACCGAGGAGGACCCGACGGCGACCTGCGTGCCCAACGCGCAGCACGCCATCCGCCAGTCCAAGCTGCTGGCCCGCAACATCGTGGCCACGCTGCGCGGTCGCCAGCCCAAGGACTACGAGCACAAGTACCTGGGCTCGGTCGCGGGCCTCGGCCTGTACAAGGGCGTGGCCGACGTGTTCGGCCTGCGGTTCAAGGGCGTCGTCGCCTGGTTCATGCACCGCAGCTACCACGTGATGTTCATGCCGACGGTCAACCGCAAGTTCCGGGTGTTCGTGGACTGGACGCAGGCGCTGTTCTCGGGCCGCGAGGTCGTCGCCCTCGGCCAGATCCACGAGCCGAAGGCGGAGTTCGACCGGGCCACCAAGAGCTGA
- a CDS encoding SigE family RNA polymerase sigma factor yields MEFAEYVARQRPALMRFATVLTCRTWLAEDLVSDVLGRAFERWERISGMAEPNAYVRRMIVNEYLSWRRRLTRTSPRAEVEPKVISDGADERAERDAMVRRLAGLPRKQRAAVVLRYYAGLSDGEIATQLGCREPTVRSQIHRALNTLRVDLTASAPHFQETS; encoded by the coding sequence ATGGAGTTCGCTGAGTACGTGGCAAGGCAGCGTCCCGCGCTGATGCGGTTCGCCACGGTCCTGACCTGCCGGACGTGGCTGGCCGAGGACCTGGTCAGCGACGTGCTGGGCCGGGCGTTCGAGCGCTGGGAGCGGATCTCGGGGATGGCCGAGCCGAACGCCTACGTGCGGCGGATGATCGTCAACGAGTACCTGTCCTGGCGCAGGAGGCTGACCCGCACGTCCCCGCGCGCCGAGGTCGAGCCGAAGGTGATCTCCGACGGCGCGGACGAGCGGGCCGAGCGGGACGCGATGGTCCGCCGCCTCGCGGGCCTGCCCAGGAAGCAGCGCGCGGCCGTGGTCCTGCGCTACTACGCGGGACTGTCCGACGGGGAGATCGCCACGCAGCTGGGGTGCCGGGAACCGACCGTGCGCAGCCAGATCCACCGGGCCCTCAACACCCTGCGCGTCGACCTCACCGCCAGCGCCCCCCACTTCCAGGAGACCTCATGA
- a CDS encoding AAA family ATPase, giving the protein MTSLDRDRMGVGTIAAEAEAVLSAVGTVVVGRERSLRLALAAILAGGHVLLEDVPGLGKTLMARSLAQALKLDFKRLQCTPDLLPADVTGSFLYNPGDRDFTFREGPLFTGLLLADEINRTPPKTQSALLEAMQERQVTVEGRTFPLPRPFHVLATANPVEYEGTYPLPEAQLDRFLLRLDIGYPPPAEEVEVLRRRLVRQREETEVAAVLDADRLRLLQHGVEQVSVDDDVLRYCVDLASATRSHSAVEVGASPRGAQALVLVGRALAVLDGRDFVLPEDVKACAVPALAHRLTLRPETWTSGVTGVEVVTELLGRVAGPASSRS; this is encoded by the coding sequence GTGACCTCACTCGACCGGGACCGGATGGGCGTCGGGACGATCGCGGCCGAGGCGGAGGCGGTGCTGTCCGCCGTCGGCACGGTCGTCGTCGGCCGGGAGCGGTCGCTGCGGCTGGCGCTGGCGGCGATCCTGGCCGGCGGGCACGTGCTGCTGGAGGACGTGCCGGGGCTGGGCAAGACGCTGATGGCCCGGTCGCTGGCGCAGGCGTTGAAGCTGGACTTCAAGCGCCTGCAGTGCACGCCCGACCTGCTGCCCGCCGACGTCACCGGCTCGTTCCTGTACAACCCGGGCGACCGCGACTTCACCTTCCGCGAGGGGCCGCTGTTCACCGGCCTGCTGCTGGCCGACGAGATCAACCGCACCCCGCCGAAGACGCAGTCCGCGCTGCTGGAGGCCATGCAGGAGCGCCAGGTCACGGTGGAGGGCCGCACGTTCCCGCTGCCGCGCCCGTTCCACGTGCTGGCGACCGCGAACCCGGTCGAGTACGAGGGCACCTACCCGCTGCCGGAGGCGCAGCTGGACCGGTTCCTGCTCCGGCTGGACATCGGCTACCCGCCGCCCGCCGAGGAGGTCGAGGTGCTGCGCCGGAGGCTGGTCCGGCAGCGCGAGGAGACCGAGGTGGCGGCGGTGCTGGACGCGGACCGGCTGCGCCTGCTCCAGCACGGCGTGGAGCAGGTGTCGGTAGACGACGACGTGCTGCGGTACTGCGTGGACCTGGCGTCGGCGACCCGGTCGCACAGCGCCGTCGAGGTCGGCGCGTCACCGCGCGGCGCGCAGGCGTTGGTGCTGGTGGGGCGGGCGCTGGCGGTGCTGGACGGCCGGGACTTCGTGCTGCCGGAGGACGTCAAGGCGTGCGCGGTGCCCGCGTTGGCGCACCGGCTCACGCTGCGCCCGGAGACGTGGACGTCCGGCGTGACCGGCGTGGAGGTGGTGACCGAGCTGCTGGGCAGGGTGGCCGGTCCGGCGAGCAGCCGGTCGTGA
- a CDS encoding DUF58 domain-containing protein — MSRAERLREAFTSGRGAHWHPTDALVRGLVLGVGMVVLGGLLHEVALVLLGAPLLLSTLLALVTPVVGTPQVRVRGLPRTGEVGAAKSVVAVDPGLGAEVVAIRLPGHGAGIGPVHLLPASAREIEVVLRRDAWGEGVDLRPDHLVAGPDALFVHGPVTAAERGRVILPPVEALPAGLLPARAVGLVGAHRARRPGDSVELRDIRAFQPGDRLRRIDWRVSLRSSAGSPEGTNLHVREHHAEADADVVLALDTRYDVGAEVGDWAVPARATRGGAFGLSFGEWSPASRGTTVRPGGSLDLAVRAAASLAAGYLRQGDRVGLADLGRPRLGARAGAGRRQLLRLRNQLVVCARSAGWGQRPVLRAEQVPHGALVVVLSPFLDAEVVELTVHAARRGNLVLAVDVLPDRLVPDPETPWGESAVKVLRLEHDVRLEAMRRHGVAVLPWGAPIAGALRQARTGRRVFR, encoded by the coding sequence GTGAGCCGGGCGGAGCGGTTGCGCGAGGCGTTCACGAGCGGGCGCGGCGCGCACTGGCACCCCACCGACGCGCTGGTGCGCGGCCTGGTGCTCGGCGTCGGGATGGTGGTGCTGGGCGGCCTGCTGCACGAGGTGGCGCTGGTCCTGCTCGGCGCGCCGCTGCTGCTCTCGACGTTGCTCGCGCTGGTCACACCGGTCGTCGGCACGCCGCAGGTCCGGGTGCGCGGGCTGCCGCGCACCGGCGAGGTCGGCGCGGCCAAGTCGGTGGTGGCGGTCGACCCCGGGCTCGGCGCGGAGGTGGTGGCGATCCGGCTGCCGGGTCACGGCGCCGGGATCGGGCCGGTGCACCTGCTGCCCGCGTCGGCGCGGGAGATCGAGGTCGTGCTGCGCCGTGACGCGTGGGGTGAGGGCGTCGACCTGCGGCCGGACCACCTGGTCGCCGGGCCGGACGCGTTGTTCGTGCACGGTCCGGTGACCGCGGCCGAGCGGGGGCGGGTGATCCTGCCGCCGGTGGAGGCGCTGCCCGCCGGCCTGCTGCCCGCGCGGGCCGTCGGGCTGGTCGGCGCGCACCGGGCGCGGCGGCCGGGTGACTCGGTCGAGCTGCGCGACATCCGGGCGTTCCAGCCGGGCGACCGGCTGCGGCGGATCGACTGGCGGGTGTCGCTGCGCAGCAGCGCGGGGTCGCCGGAGGGCACGAACCTGCACGTCCGCGAGCACCACGCGGAGGCGGACGCGGACGTGGTGCTGGCGCTCGACACGCGGTACGACGTCGGCGCGGAGGTCGGCGACTGGGCGGTGCCGGCGCGGGCGACGCGGGGCGGGGCGTTCGGGCTCTCGTTCGGCGAGTGGTCGCCGGCGTCGCGCGGCACGACGGTCCGGCCGGGCGGCAGCCTCGACCTGGCGGTGCGGGCGGCGGCGTCGTTGGCGGCGGGGTACCTGCGGCAGGGCGACCGGGTGGGGTTGGCCGACCTCGGGCGGCCGCGGTTGGGCGCGCGGGCCGGTGCGGGGCGGCGGCAGCTGCTGCGGCTGCGCAACCAGCTGGTGGTGTGCGCGCGGTCGGCGGGGTGGGGTCAGCGGCCCGTGCTGCGGGCGGAGCAGGTGCCGCACGGCGCGCTGGTGGTCGTGCTGTCGCCGTTCCTGGACGCCGAGGTGGTGGAGCTGACCGTGCACGCGGCGCGGCGGGGGAACCTCGTGCTGGCGGTGGACGTGCTGCCGGACCGGCTGGTGCCGGACCCGGAGACGCCGTGGGGGGAGAGCGCGGTGAAGGTGCTGCGGCTGGAGCACGACGTGCGGCTGGAGGCGATGCGCCGGCACGGCGTGGCCGTGCTGCCGTGGGGCGCGCCGATCGCGGGCGCGCTGCGGCAGGCCCGGACCGGCAGGAGGGTCTTCCGATGA
- a CDS encoding ABC transporter ATP-binding protein produces MLLEVEDLHVEFRTRDGVARVLNGVSYHVSAGETLAVLGESGSGKSVTAQAIMGILDTPPAFVTSGSVRFHGEELLTATAERRRAVRAEGVAMIFQDALSALNPVFTVGFQIEEQLRVRRGMSRADARARAVELLDLVRIPAARQRVREYPHQFSGGMRQRAMIAMSLALDPEVLIADEPTTALDVTVQAQIMDLLAEIQRERRMGLVLITHDLGVVAEVADRIVVMYAGRIVEQADAASLFRSPGHPYTAALMRSLPRLDAKGTALETIRGLPPNLLRIPSGCPFHPRCPRAEDVCAAHLPSPVGLGAGRTSACHFAEEVVGG; encoded by the coding sequence GTGCTGCTGGAGGTCGAGGACCTGCACGTCGAGTTCCGGACCCGCGACGGGGTGGCCCGCGTGCTCAACGGCGTGAGCTACCACGTGTCCGCGGGCGAGACGCTGGCCGTGCTCGGCGAGTCCGGGTCGGGCAAGAGCGTCACCGCCCAGGCGATCATGGGCATCCTGGACACCCCGCCCGCGTTCGTCACGAGCGGGTCCGTCCGGTTCCACGGCGAGGAACTGCTCACCGCCACCGCCGAACGCCGCCGCGCCGTCCGCGCCGAGGGCGTCGCGATGATCTTCCAGGACGCGCTGTCCGCGCTGAACCCCGTCTTCACGGTCGGGTTCCAGATCGAGGAGCAGCTGCGGGTGCGGCGCGGCATGAGCCGGGCCGACGCCAGGGCGCGGGCCGTCGAACTGCTCGACCTGGTCCGGATACCCGCCGCCCGGCAACGCGTCCGCGAGTACCCGCACCAGTTCTCCGGCGGCATGCGGCAGCGGGCGATGATCGCGATGTCGCTGGCGCTCGACCCCGAGGTGCTGATCGCCGACGAGCCGACCACGGCGCTCGACGTCACCGTGCAGGCGCAGATCATGGACCTGCTGGCGGAGATCCAGCGGGAACGCCGGATGGGGCTCGTGCTGATCACCCACGACCTGGGCGTCGTCGCCGAGGTGGCCGACCGGATCGTGGTGATGTACGCGGGGCGGATCGTGGAGCAGGCCGACGCGGCCTCGCTGTTCCGGTCGCCCGGCCACCCCTACACGGCGGCGCTGATGCGGTCGCTGCCCAGGCTGGACGCCAAGGGGACGGCGCTGGAGACGATCCGCGGGCTGCCGCCGAACCTGCTGCGCATCCCGTCCGGCTGCCCGTTCCACCCCCGGTGCCCGCGGGCGGAGGACGTGTGCGCCGCGCACCTGCCGTCCCCCGTCGGGCTCGGGGCGGGGCGGACCAGCGCGTGCCACTTCGCGGAGGAGGTCGTCGGTGGTTGA
- a CDS encoding uracil-DNA glycosylase produces the protein MLPLSALDERVTRCRACPRLVAWREEVARVKRAAFRDQEYWGRPVPGFGPADAALAIIGLAPAAHGANRTGRMFTGDRSGDFLYAAMHAVGLATQPTASHVGDGLELVGARITAPVKCAPPANKPTPQERDNCRPWLVRELELLRPTLRAVLVLGGFGWQAALPVLASHWRVPRPRPVFGHGAHVVLPALDGGVPLHLFGCYHVSQQNTFTGTLTQPMLQDVLRAAAGAAGLSNGPF, from the coding sequence GTGCTCCCGCTTTCGGCTCTCGACGAACGGGTTACCCGTTGCCGGGCGTGCCCGCGGCTGGTGGCGTGGCGCGAGGAGGTGGCCCGGGTCAAGCGGGCGGCGTTCCGGGACCAGGAGTACTGGGGGCGGCCGGTGCCCGGGTTCGGCCCGGCCGACGCGGCGCTGGCGATCATCGGCCTGGCGCCCGCCGCGCACGGCGCGAACCGCACCGGCCGGATGTTCACCGGCGACCGCTCCGGCGACTTCCTGTACGCGGCGATGCACGCGGTGGGGTTGGCGACCCAGCCGACGGCGTCGCACGTCGGCGACGGCCTGGAGCTGGTCGGGGCCCGGATCACGGCGCCGGTGAAGTGCGCGCCGCCGGCGAACAAGCCGACGCCGCAGGAGCGCGACAACTGCCGGCCGTGGCTGGTCCGGGAGCTGGAACTGCTCCGGCCGACGTTGCGGGCGGTGCTCGTGCTCGGCGGGTTCGGCTGGCAGGCGGCGCTGCCGGTGCTGGCCTCGCACTGGCGGGTGCCGCGCCCCCGGCCGGTGTTCGGGCACGGCGCGCACGTGGTGCTGCCCGCGCTGGACGGCGGCGTGCCGCTGCACCTGTTCGGCTGCTACCACGTGAGCCAGCAGAACACGTTCACCGGCACGCTCACCCAGCCGATGCTCCAGGACGTGCTGCGCGCGGCGGCCGGTGCGGCGGGGTTGTCGAACGGGCCGTTCTGA
- a CDS encoding ABC transporter ATP-binding protein has translation MVELLEVRDLVKHFPVTRGVAFRRTVGQVRAVDGVSFTLRAGETLGVVGESGCGKSTLAQVLMRLEPPTSGTALFEGTSVFGLRGAALRRWRREMQIVLQDPYTSLNPRMTVGDIIGEPFEIHPEVAPRASRAGRVRELLEVVGLNPEHINRYPHQFSGGQRQRIGIARALALRPKVIVCDEPVSALDVSIQAQVMNLLGELQGEFGLSYVFIAHDLSVVRHLSDRVAVMYLGKIVEIGTEEEIYGHPTHPYTQALLSAVPVPDPALRGHRDVIRLTGDVPSPVNPPSGCRFRTRCWKAQDVCATEEPALVTRVGNHPSACHFAEERSVVP, from the coding sequence GTGGTTGAGCTGCTGGAGGTCCGGGACCTGGTCAAGCACTTCCCGGTGACGCGCGGGGTGGCGTTCCGGCGGACCGTCGGGCAGGTGCGGGCGGTGGACGGGGTGTCGTTCACGCTGCGGGCCGGCGAGACGCTGGGCGTGGTCGGCGAGTCGGGGTGCGGGAAGTCGACGCTGGCGCAGGTGCTGATGCGGCTGGAGCCGCCCACGTCCGGGACGGCGCTGTTCGAGGGCACGTCGGTGTTCGGGTTGAGGGGCGCCGCGCTGCGCCGGTGGCGGCGCGAGATGCAGATCGTGCTGCAGGACCCGTACACGTCGCTGAACCCGCGGATGACGGTCGGCGACATCATCGGCGAACCGTTCGAGATCCACCCCGAAGTCGCGCCCAGGGCGTCGCGGGCGGGGCGGGTGCGGGAGCTGCTGGAGGTCGTCGGGCTGAACCCGGAGCACATCAACCGGTACCCGCACCAGTTCTCCGGCGGGCAGCGGCAGCGGATCGGGATCGCGCGGGCGCTGGCGCTGCGGCCGAAGGTGATCGTGTGCGACGAGCCGGTGTCGGCGCTGGACGTGTCGATCCAGGCGCAGGTGATGAACCTGCTGGGCGAGCTGCAGGGCGAGTTCGGGCTGTCGTACGTGTTCATCGCGCACGACCTGTCGGTGGTGCGGCACCTGTCGGACCGGGTGGCGGTCATGTACCTGGGGAAGATCGTCGAGATCGGGACGGAGGAGGAGATCTACGGGCACCCCACGCACCCGTACACGCAGGCCCTGCTGTCCGCCGTCCCGGTGCCGGACCCGGCCCTGCGGGGCCACCGCGACGTCATCCGCCTGACCGGCGACGTGCCGTCACCGGTCAACCCCCCATCCGGCTGCCGGTTCCGGACGCGGTGCTGGAAGGCGCAGGACGTGTGCGCGACAGAGGAACCGGCCCTGGTGACCCGCGTCGGCAACCACCCGAGCGCGTGCCACTTCGCCGAGGAGCGCTCCGTCGTCCCCTAA
- a CDS encoding ABC transporter permease — translation MSDQLAALVVERPRGLFGDAWHALRRRPLFWVSMSLILLVVLMAAFPGLFTSGDPNEAVLSRSRGAPSSAAWFGYDNQGYDIYTRVVHGTRASLVVGLLATIGVVLVGASIGMLAGFYGGWLDAVVSRIADVFVGVPFVLGAIVILTTLNAGGDAGPTRIVAQVVLSISVLSWPVAMRIMRSTAIAAKQQDYVKAARALGASSGRIIGKHLLPNCVAPVLVYSTIALGAFIGAEATLSYLGIGLRPPVVSWGVMINSAKDYLRVAPHALLFPAGFLTATVLAFVMLGDAVREALDPKLR, via the coding sequence ATGAGTGACCAACTCGCCGCGCTCGTGGTGGAACGGCCGCGCGGGCTGTTCGGCGACGCCTGGCACGCGCTGCGGCGGCGACCCCTGTTCTGGGTGTCGATGTCGCTGATCCTGCTCGTGGTGCTGATGGCGGCGTTCCCCGGCCTGTTCACCTCCGGCGACCCGAACGAGGCCGTGCTGTCGCGGTCCCGCGGCGCGCCCTCCTCGGCCGCCTGGTTCGGGTACGACAACCAGGGCTACGACATCTACACGCGAGTCGTCCACGGCACGCGCGCGTCGCTGGTGGTGGGGTTGTTGGCCACCATCGGCGTCGTGCTGGTCGGCGCGTCCATCGGCATGCTGGCCGGCTTCTACGGCGGGTGGCTGGACGCCGTGGTGTCCCGGATCGCCGACGTGTTCGTCGGCGTGCCGTTCGTGCTCGGCGCGATCGTCATCCTCACCACGCTGAACGCGGGCGGCGACGCCGGACCGACGCGGATCGTCGCGCAGGTCGTGCTGTCCATCTCGGTGCTGTCCTGGCCGGTCGCGATGCGGATCATGCGGTCCACCGCGATCGCGGCCAAGCAGCAGGACTACGTCAAGGCGGCGCGGGCGCTCGGCGCGTCGTCCGGGCGGATCATCGGCAAGCACCTGCTGCCCAACTGCGTCGCGCCCGTGCTGGTGTACTCCACGATCGCGCTCGGCGCGTTCATCGGCGCCGAAGCCACCCTGTCCTACCTGGGCATCGGGCTGCGGCCACCGGTCGTGTCGTGGGGCGTGATGATCAACAGCGCCAAGGACTACCTGCGCGTCGCACCGCACGCCCTGCTGTTCCCGGCCGGTTTCCTGACCGCCACCGTGCTCGCGTTCGTGATGCTGGGCGACGCCGTGCGCGAAGCCCTCGACCCGAAGCTCCGCTAG
- a CDS encoding S10 family peptidase yields the protein MTDKDNGDEQAVKDAAADGQDLPVDDLVTSRHSITVKRRKLNYTSTTGRVVLRQEVLTEGKFDGHLPKAEVFVTAYTLDGADPAKRPVTFAFNGGPGSSSVWLHLGLLGPRRVVSGDVDALAPPPYDLVDNPETLLAHSDLVFIDPVSTGYSRAVKGEKPGQYHGFQGDLESVGEVIRLWTSRNGRWMSPKFLAGESYGTTRAAGLADYLQSRYGMYLNGLMLISSVLDFATLDFSEGNDLPHTLFLPTYAAIAHYHGLHGTRSLEDVLADAEDFASRDYPWALARGNRLSTEERAAAVARLAGLTGLGEDYVDRVNLRVEHVRFFTEVLRSERKVVGRLDSRFTGPDVDYGREHFSEDPSYTAILGPYTAALNHYVRAELGYENDLPYEILTMNVRPWSYKEFEGTHVTVADKLSSAMRANPHLRVHIAYGYLDGATPYYAAEHVVAHLRIPEELHENIEAAYYPAGHMMYVHNESRVQQSKDLAEFVQSASNR from the coding sequence ATGACCGACAAGGACAACGGCGACGAGCAGGCCGTCAAGGACGCTGCCGCCGACGGGCAGGACCTCCCCGTCGACGACCTCGTCACCAGCAGGCACAGCATCACCGTAAAGCGGCGCAAGCTGAACTACACCTCGACCACCGGTCGAGTGGTGCTGCGCCAGGAGGTGCTGACCGAGGGCAAGTTCGACGGGCACCTGCCGAAGGCCGAGGTGTTCGTGACGGCGTACACCCTGGACGGGGCCGACCCGGCGAAGCGGCCGGTGACGTTCGCGTTCAACGGCGGGCCCGGCTCGTCCAGCGTGTGGCTGCACCTGGGGCTGCTCGGGCCGCGCCGGGTGGTGTCCGGCGACGTCGACGCCCTCGCGCCGCCCCCGTACGACCTGGTCGACAACCCCGAGACGCTGCTCGCGCACAGCGACCTGGTGTTCATCGACCCGGTGTCGACCGGGTACTCGCGGGCGGTGAAGGGCGAGAAGCCCGGCCAGTACCACGGGTTCCAGGGCGACCTGGAGTCGGTCGGCGAGGTGATCCGGCTGTGGACGTCGCGCAACGGGCGGTGGATGTCGCCGAAGTTCCTGGCGGGCGAGTCGTACGGCACGACGCGCGCGGCCGGGTTGGCGGACTACCTGCAGTCGCGGTACGGCATGTACCTCAACGGGCTGATGCTGATCTCGTCGGTGCTCGACTTCGCCACGCTGGACTTCAGCGAGGGCAACGACCTGCCGCACACGCTGTTCCTGCCGACGTACGCGGCGATCGCGCACTACCACGGGTTGCACGGGACGCGGTCGTTGGAGGACGTGCTGGCCGACGCGGAGGACTTCGCGTCCCGGGACTACCCGTGGGCGCTGGCGCGCGGCAACCGGCTGTCCACTGAGGAGCGCGCGGCGGCGGTGGCGCGGCTGGCCGGGTTGACCGGGCTGGGCGAGGACTACGTGGACCGGGTGAACCTGCGGGTCGAGCACGTGCGGTTCTTCACCGAGGTGCTGCGGTCGGAGCGCAAGGTCGTCGGCCGGTTGGACTCCCGGTTCACCGGGCCGGACGTGGACTACGGGCGGGAGCACTTCAGCGAGGACCCGTCGTACACGGCGATCCTCGGGCCGTACACGGCGGCGTTGAACCACTACGTGCGGGCGGAGTTGGGGTACGAGAACGACTTGCCGTACGAGATCCTGACGATGAACGTGCGGCCCTGGTCGTACAAGGAGTTCGAGGGGACGCACGTGACGGTGGCGGACAAGCTGTCGTCGGCGATGCGCGCCAACCCGCACCTGCGGGTGCACATCGCGTACGGGTACTTGGACGGGGCGACGCCTTACTACGCGGCGGAGCACGTGGTGGCGCACCTGCGGATTCCGGAGGAACTGCACGAGAACATCGAGGCGGCGTACTACCCGGCCGGACACATGATGTACGTCCACAACGAATCACGGGTGCAGCAGTCGAAGGACCTGGCCGAGTTCGTGCAGTCCGCTTCGAACCGCTAG